In a genomic window of Lycium ferocissimum isolate CSIRO_LF1 chromosome 9, AGI_CSIRO_Lferr_CH_V1, whole genome shotgun sequence:
- the LOC132029997 gene encoding pectin acetylesterase 8-like isoform X2, producing the protein MEGGGWCNNVTTCLSRKNTRVGSSKQMVKKLPFSGILSNKRQFNPDFYNWNRVKVRYCDGSSFTGDVQAVNPITNLHFRGARIFLAVMEDLLAKGLKNAENAILSGCSAGGLTSILHCDSFKALLPMGAKVKCFSDAGYFINAKDISGAPHIEEFFRDVVTLHGSAKNLPPVCTSRLKPHLCFFPQNVAQHVRTPLFLVNAAYDSWQIKNILAPGVADPHGVWLNCKRDILKCSSRQLQTMQGYRLGFLRALNALGPSSSRGYFINSCYAHCQTEVQETWFRADSPKLANKTIAKALGDWFFDKNPFQRIDCPYPCDKTCHNRVFDPNVHPFDIDT; encoded by the exons ATGGAG GGAGGAGGTTGGTGCAATAATGTCACCACTTGCCTTTCGCGTAAGAATACTCGTGTGGGATCATCTAAGCAGATGGTAAAAAAACTCCCTTTCTCGGGGATTCTCAGCAACAAGCGTCAGTTTAATCCAG ACTTCTATAATTGGAACAGAGTAAAGGTTAGATATTGTGACGGATCATCCTTCACTGGTGATGTTCAAGCAGTCAATCCG ATTACTAATCTTCACTTCAGAGGGGCAAGAATTTTTCTTGCCGTTATGGAGGATTTGTTGGCAAAAGGATTGAAGAATGCTGAAAAT GCTATTCTGTCTGGATGTTCAGCTGGCGGATTGACTTCAATTTTACATTGTGACAGCTTCAAAGCACTCCTACCAATGGGTGCTAAAGTAAAGTGCTTTTCGGATGCTGGTTATTTTATCAATGC GAAGGATATTTCTGGTGCGCCTCATATTGAAGAGTTCTTCAGAGATGTTGTTACCTTACAT GGTTCTGCCAAAAATCTGCCGCCTGTGTGTACCTCAAGATTGAAACCGCATTTG TGTTTTTTCCCACAAAATGTTGCTCAACATGTGCGGACGCCACTTTTCCTAGTTAATGCGGCTTATGATTCCTGGCAG ATAAAGAACATTTTGGCTCCTGGTGTTGCTGATCCCCATGGGGTCTGGCTTAACTGCAAACGTGACATACTGAAATGCTCTTCCAGGCAGCTTCAAACTATGCAAG GTTACAGATTGGGGTTTCTGAGAGCATTAAATGCACTTGGCCCTTCTTCATCAAGAGGGTATTTTATCAACTCCTGCTATGCGCACTGTCAAACtgaagttcaagaaacatggttCAGGGCTGACTCGCCTAAGTTGGCTAACAAG ACAATAGCCAAAGCACTCGGAGACTGGTTTTTTGACAAAAATCCGTTCCAGAGGATTGATTGTCCTTACCCTTGTGACAAAACCTGTCACAACCGTGTTTTTGATCCAAATGTCCATCCCTTTGATATTGATACATAA
- the LOC132031707 gene encoding uncharacterized protein LOC132031707, translating into MLADAFIKAHAGAKKVQARKADIFRIAQRDDELLRQFVNCFQRERMELPLVPVEWAAQAFTKGLNPRSWTASFKLKENLLEYEAVTWEDVHNRYESKIQVEDDQLELPRGPVNISKSSERLRKAYNPEVRSSRDRYRPYSHSEKLGFRSEKSRVGPSQFSGRGDKRAERPSNSRGLSFRSDAGSSASNKELPRISEYNFSINTPDLVSAIGRIAEARWMRPLRSDPGQRDPSVMYEYHGTHGHRTEECRQLREEVARLLNNGHLQEFLSERAKSHYKERESHKRVEPVEPQHIINMVIGGTDAPRGPVMKRTKVSIVLEKRGK; encoded by the coding sequence ATGCTCGCAGATGCGTTCATAAAGGCCCATGCCGGGGCTAAAAAGGTGCAGGCCCGGAAGGCGGATATCTTTCGCATAGCCCAACGGGATGATGAATTACTACGACAATTTGTGAACtgtttccaaagggaacggatggagctcCCTCTGGTTCCGGTGGAATGGGCTGCACAGGCTTTTACCAAAGGGCTTAATCCTCGGAGCTGGACGGCCTCATTCAAACTGAAAGAAAACTTGTTAGAATATGAGGCTGTGACCTGGGAAGATGTTCATAATAGGTATGAATCAAAGATTCAGGTAGAGGATGACCAGCTCGAGCTCCCCCGGGGACCCGTAAATATAAGCAAAAGCTCTGAAAGGTTGAGAAAAGCTTACAACCCGGAGGTCCGATCATCGAGGGACAGATACCGGCCATACTCTCATTCAGAAAAATTGGGTTTCAGGTCGGAGAAATCAAGGGTTGGCCCCAGTCAATTCTCTGGTCGGGGTGATAAACGGGCTGAGCGCCCGTCGAACAGTCGAGGTCTATCATTTAGAAGTGATGCCGGAAGTTCGGCTAGCAATAAAGAATTACCAAGGATATCGGAGTACAACTTCAGCATCAATACCCCGGATCTCGTCTCGGCCATTGGTCGTATCGCAGAAGCAAGATGGATGAGACCACTGAGATCAGACCCGGGTCAACGGGACCCGAGCGTGATGTATGAGTATCATGGAACCCATGGGCACAGAACTGAGGAATGCCGCCAACTAAGGGAGGAGGTGGCTCGTTTACTGAATAATGGCCACCTTCAAGAATTCCTGAGTGAACGAGCTAAAAGTCACTACAAGGAAAGGGAATCTCACAAACGGGTCGAACCGGTAGAACCTCAGCATATAATCAATATGGTAATCGGAGGTACAGATGCTCCTCGAGGGCCGGTGATGAAACGAACAAAGGTTTCCATTGTGCTCGAGAAGCGCGGCAAATGA
- the LOC132029997 gene encoding pectin acetylesterase 8-like isoform X1 — protein sequence MVNGTMQQWIYSLLTLSIIFKTEGLFVDITYLLSGVAKGAVCLDGSPAAYHHDKGFGTGVNSWLIQMEGGGWCNNVTTCLSRKNTRVGSSKQMVKKLPFSGILSNKRQFNPDFYNWNRVKVRYCDGSSFTGDVQAVNPITNLHFRGARIFLAVMEDLLAKGLKNAENAILSGCSAGGLTSILHCDSFKALLPMGAKVKCFSDAGYFINAKDISGAPHIEEFFRDVVTLHGSAKNLPPVCTSRLKPHLCFFPQNVAQHVRTPLFLVNAAYDSWQIKNILAPGVADPHGVWLNCKRDILKCSSRQLQTMQGYRLGFLRALNALGPSSSRGYFINSCYAHCQTEVQETWFRADSPKLANKTIAKALGDWFFDKNPFQRIDCPYPCDKTCHNRVFDPNVHPFDIDT from the exons ATGGTAAATGGGACTATGCAACAGTGGATATATTCATTACTTACTTTGTCGATTATTTTTAAAACTGAAGGGCTCTTTGTAGATATTACTTACCTTCTAAGTGGGGTGGCAAAAGGTGCAg TATGTTTAGATGGGAGTCCAGCAGCATATCATCATGATAAAGGATTTGGTACAGGGGTTAACAGTTGGTTAATCCAAATGGAG GGAGGAGGTTGGTGCAATAATGTCACCACTTGCCTTTCGCGTAAGAATACTCGTGTGGGATCATCTAAGCAGATGGTAAAAAAACTCCCTTTCTCGGGGATTCTCAGCAACAAGCGTCAGTTTAATCCAG ACTTCTATAATTGGAACAGAGTAAAGGTTAGATATTGTGACGGATCATCCTTCACTGGTGATGTTCAAGCAGTCAATCCG ATTACTAATCTTCACTTCAGAGGGGCAAGAATTTTTCTTGCCGTTATGGAGGATTTGTTGGCAAAAGGATTGAAGAATGCTGAAAAT GCTATTCTGTCTGGATGTTCAGCTGGCGGATTGACTTCAATTTTACATTGTGACAGCTTCAAAGCACTCCTACCAATGGGTGCTAAAGTAAAGTGCTTTTCGGATGCTGGTTATTTTATCAATGC GAAGGATATTTCTGGTGCGCCTCATATTGAAGAGTTCTTCAGAGATGTTGTTACCTTACAT GGTTCTGCCAAAAATCTGCCGCCTGTGTGTACCTCAAGATTGAAACCGCATTTG TGTTTTTTCCCACAAAATGTTGCTCAACATGTGCGGACGCCACTTTTCCTAGTTAATGCGGCTTATGATTCCTGGCAG ATAAAGAACATTTTGGCTCCTGGTGTTGCTGATCCCCATGGGGTCTGGCTTAACTGCAAACGTGACATACTGAAATGCTCTTCCAGGCAGCTTCAAACTATGCAAG GTTACAGATTGGGGTTTCTGAGAGCATTAAATGCACTTGGCCCTTCTTCATCAAGAGGGTATTTTATCAACTCCTGCTATGCGCACTGTCAAACtgaagttcaagaaacatggttCAGGGCTGACTCGCCTAAGTTGGCTAACAAG ACAATAGCCAAAGCACTCGGAGACTGGTTTTTTGACAAAAATCCGTTCCAGAGGATTGATTGTCCTTACCCTTGTGACAAAACCTGTCACAACCGTGTTTTTGATCCAAATGTCCATCCCTTTGATATTGATACATAA